From the Oleiharenicola lentus genome, one window contains:
- a CDS encoding REP-associated tyrosine transposase has protein sequence MIDNGGSVSAPTASMHEPNDSFVQPSRQHPAHLPPRIQGNRSTIIFLTVCTKGRRPCLANPELHQCLVTAWSDATHWQVGRYVIMPDHIHLFCAPGQFSPTPLGSWIRFWKTAVSKSIKASAGTLWQADHWDTQLRQHESNDAKWEYVRQNPVRAGLANHPDEWPFQGELNLLRWHD, from the coding sequence AATGCACGAACCGAACGATAGCTTCGTCCAGCCCAGTCGGCAACACCCTGCGCATTTACCCCCGAGGATTCAGGGCAATCGGTCCACCATCATCTTCCTGACCGTCTGCACCAAAGGGCGGCGGCCTTGTCTGGCAAATCCAGAACTGCATCAGTGCCTCGTGACTGCCTGGTCCGATGCGACGCACTGGCAGGTCGGCCGCTACGTGATCATGCCCGATCACATACATCTATTCTGTGCCCCCGGTCAGTTTTCGCCCACGCCCTTGGGCAGTTGGATACGGTTCTGGAAAACGGCGGTCAGCAAATCAATCAAGGCGTCCGCAGGAACCCTTTGGCAGGCTGATCACTGGGACACCCAACTCCGTCAGCATGAAAGCAACGACGCCAAATGGGAATATGTGCGGCAGAATCCCGTGCGGGCTGGATTGGCCAATCACCCTGATGAGTGGCCATTTCAGGGTGAACTTAATCTGCTACGCTGGCATGATTGA